The following proteins are co-located in the Spinactinospora alkalitolerans genome:
- a CDS encoding NmrA family NAD(P)-binding protein → MRQPCVLVTGAAGKTGRTVVTALAHAGVPTRALVHRPGHEDAVRACGADEVAVGDMRDRRVLKDAADGAAAIYHIAPNMSPDEVEMGEVLVSAARAAGVWRVVHHSVLRPQIEAMPHHWAKLRVEEALFRSGLDVTVLQPGPYVQNLLGGLAEVQETGELRVPYSIDVEFAMVDLWDVAAVAARCLTEPRRPVTADQVRGSARVGLASLDDRGGDDDHSHAVYELAGPANVSVRHYASALGDALHRPVRPVAVPLDEWREGARRSGLPEHAVAGLSAMFDHYDVHGLRGNGRMLRHLLRRPATDLRECLRRELRPVLVEQRRLH, encoded by the coding sequence GTGAGGCAACCGTGCGTCCTCGTGACCGGGGCCGCGGGCAAGACCGGACGCACCGTCGTCACCGCGCTCGCCCACGCCGGCGTGCCCACACGCGCCCTGGTCCACCGGCCCGGCCACGAGGACGCCGTCCGCGCGTGCGGCGCGGACGAGGTCGCCGTCGGCGACATGCGCGACCGGCGCGTCCTCAAGGACGCCGCCGACGGCGCCGCCGCGATCTACCACATCGCCCCGAACATGAGCCCGGACGAGGTGGAGATGGGGGAGGTGCTGGTCTCCGCCGCCCGGGCCGCCGGGGTGTGGCGGGTGGTGCACCACTCGGTGCTGCGCCCGCAGATCGAGGCGATGCCGCACCACTGGGCCAAACTGCGGGTGGAGGAGGCGCTGTTCCGGTCCGGCCTGGACGTCACCGTGCTGCAGCCGGGGCCCTACGTGCAGAATCTGCTGGGCGGCCTGGCCGAGGTCCAGGAGACGGGCGAGCTGCGGGTGCCCTACTCCATCGACGTGGAGTTCGCCATGGTGGACCTGTGGGACGTCGCGGCGGTGGCGGCGCGATGCCTGACGGAGCCGCGCCGGCCGGTGACCGCCGACCAGGTGCGCGGGTCGGCCAGGGTCGGACTGGCGTCCCTGGACGACCGGGGCGGCGACGACGACCACTCCCACGCCGTCTACGAGCTGGCCGGCCCGGCCAACGTCTCGGTCCGGCACTACGCCTCGGCGCTGGGTGACGCCCTGCACCGCCCGGTGCGCCCGGTCGCCGTGCCGCTCGACGAGTGGCGCGAGGGGGCGCGCCGCTCGGGCCTGCCCGAGCACGCGGTCGCCGGCCTGTCGGCCATGTTCGACCACTACGACGTGCACGGCCTGCGCGGCAACGGCCGGATGCTGCGCCACCTCCTCCGCCGACCGGCCACAGACCTGCGCGAATGCCTGCGCCGCGAACTGCGCCCCGTCCTCGTGGAGCAGCGCCGCCTCCACTGA